The following proteins come from a genomic window of Geminicoccaceae bacterium SCSIO 64248:
- a CDS encoding helix-turn-helix domain-containing protein, protein MIDLVLSRPLVSVPMLVRELKVSRKSATHPIDEVRPHLRELTGRGRYRAWGVV, encoded by the coding sequence GTGATCGACCTGGTGCTGAGCCGGCCTCTGGTCAGCGTGCCGATGCTGGTCAGGGAGCTGAAGGTCAGCCGCAAGTCCGCGACTCATCCGATCGACGAGGTGCGGCCGCATCTGCGCGAGCTGACCGGGCGGGGTCGCTACCGCGCCTGGGGCGTGGTCTAG
- the istA gene encoding IS21 family transposase, whose protein sequence is MIKLGEMMMILDLHRQGLSVSAIARQTGADRKTVRKYIERGLEAPVYGPRKPRQTVIDPFTAYLRERVTSYPGLTGRRLFRQLKAIGYDGGYTAVTDFLRDVRPAPERGFEVRFETPPGEQAQVDFARFHVVFTDEPTTPRIVWLFSLVLGFSRLIWARFVVHQDLATVLRCHVAAFEALGGAPRDVLYDRMKTAVIGEGETGGIVYNRALVDLARHYGFHPKACRPYRAKTKGKVERPFRYIREDFFLARSFRNLDDLNAQLRYWLETVANPRVHATTRRVVNDAFAEERPHLRPLPLAPFRSVLKLERRISREGMVSVGGNAYSVPDATTRRVVEVHTLAEEVRIFEDGALIAAHPVLEGRHQRRVEPGHRRIQVRQHRHGSSDAIVMRGTGDTVAQRPLAFYDAVGRAMAEVRS, encoded by the coding sequence GTGATCAAGCTCGGGGAGATGATGATGATCTTGGATTTGCATCGGCAGGGCCTGTCGGTGTCGGCGATCGCCAGGCAGACAGGTGCCGATCGCAAGACGGTGCGCAAATACATCGAGCGCGGCCTGGAGGCACCGGTCTATGGCCCCCGCAAGCCGCGCCAGACGGTGATCGATCCCTTCACGGCCTATCTGCGCGAACGGGTGACGAGCTATCCCGGCCTCACCGGGCGTCGGCTGTTCCGGCAGTTGAAGGCGATCGGCTATGACGGAGGCTACACCGCCGTCACCGACTTCCTGCGCGACGTCCGCCCAGCTCCGGAGCGCGGCTTCGAGGTGCGCTTCGAGACCCCACCCGGCGAGCAGGCCCAGGTCGATTTCGCCCGGTTCCACGTCGTCTTCACCGATGAGCCGACCACGCCGCGGATCGTCTGGCTGTTCTCGCTGGTGCTCGGCTTCAGCCGGCTGATCTGGGCGCGTTTCGTCGTCCATCAGGATCTGGCGACGGTCCTGCGTTGCCATGTCGCCGCCTTCGAGGCTCTGGGCGGCGCGCCGCGCGATGTGCTCTACGATCGCATGAAGACGGCGGTCATCGGCGAGGGCGAGACCGGCGGCATCGTCTACAATCGCGCCCTCGTCGATCTGGCCCGTCATTACGGCTTCCACCCGAAGGCCTGCCGGCCCTATCGCGCCAAGACGAAAGGAAAGGTCGAGCGGCCGTTCCGCTACATCCGCGAGGACTTCTTCCTGGCCCGATCGTTCCGCAATCTCGACGACCTGAACGCGCAGCTCCGGTATTGGCTGGAGACGGTGGCCAATCCGAGGGTCCATGCCACCACAAGACGCGTCGTCAACGACGCCTTCGCCGAGGAGCGGCCGCATCTGCGGCCGTTGCCCTTGGCGCCGTTCCGGTCGGTCCTCAAGCTCGAGCGGCGCATCTCGCGCGAGGGCATGGTCAGTGTCGGCGGCAATGCCTACAGCGTGCCCGACGCCACCACCCGTCGCGTCGTCGAGGTCCATACCCTGGCCGAGGAGGTCCGCATCTTCGAGGACGGCGCGCTGATCGCCGCGCATCCGGTCCTCGAAGGGCGCCACCAGCGCCGGGTCGAGCCTGGCCATCGCAGGATCCAGGTTCGCCAGCACCGGCATGGCTCGAGCGACGCCATCGTCATGCGCGGCACCGGCGACACGGTCGCCCAGCGCCCGCTCGCCTTCTACGACGCTGTCGGCCGGGCGATGGCGGAGGTCCGGTCATGA
- the istB gene encoding IS21-like element helper ATPase IstB — protein sequence MTASLDVTPSTVDRIRHDLVGLRMPRALEALDHVLRRLEQGEIAALEAIDILLSEELTLRENSRIKTALRMGRLATIKTLAGFDFAFQPSLDRDRILTLAQLGFVARCEVIHLLGPPGTGKSHLAIALGVEAVKAGKSVYFCTLAELIAALARAEREGRLQERIRFFCRPSLLVVDEIGYLPVVSGGGNLFFQLVNARYERGAMILTSNRGFAEWGDVFGDPVVATALLDRLLHHAVVVQIEGASYRLRQHAELMPEHVRSKATITPPSLAPTSRPRGRPPKNTSHPATA from the coding sequence ATGACCGCATCGCTGGACGTCACGCCCTCCACGGTCGATCGGATCCGCCACGATCTCGTCGGTCTGAGGATGCCACGAGCGCTGGAGGCGCTCGATCATGTCCTGCGCCGGCTGGAGCAGGGCGAGATCGCTGCCCTCGAGGCGATCGACATCCTCCTGTCGGAAGAGTTGACCCTGCGCGAGAACAGCCGGATCAAGACGGCGCTGCGCATGGGGCGTCTGGCGACCATCAAGACGCTGGCGGGCTTCGACTTCGCCTTCCAGCCCTCGCTCGACCGCGATCGCATCCTGACGCTGGCCCAACTCGGCTTCGTCGCCCGCTGCGAGGTCATCCACCTTCTCGGCCCGCCCGGCACCGGCAAAAGCCATCTGGCGATCGCGCTCGGGGTCGAGGCGGTCAAGGCCGGCAAGAGCGTCTACTTCTGCACGCTGGCCGAGCTCATCGCAGCCCTCGCCCGCGCCGAACGCGAAGGCCGCCTGCAGGAACGCATTCGCTTCTTCTGCCGGCCATCCCTGCTCGTCGTCGACGAGATCGGCTACCTGCCGGTCGTGTCCGGCGGCGGCAATCTGTTCTTCCAGCTCGTCAACGCCCGCTACGAGAGGGGTGCGATGATCCTCACCTCCAACCGTGGCTTCGCCGAATGGGGCGATGTCTTCGGCGATCCCGTCGTCGCCACGGCCCTGTTGGATCGCCTGCTTCATCATGCCGTCGTCGTCCAGATCGAAGGCGCGAGCTATCGGTTGCGCCAGCACGCTGAACTCATGCCCGAGCACGTCCGCTCCAAGGCGACCATCACCCCGCCCTCGCTCGCTCCCACGTCTCGGCCCCGCGGCCGTCCGCCCAAAAACACCTCTCACCCCGCGACAGCCTGA
- a CDS encoding transposase, with the protein MAPQDQAVRRLRTAPGVGTLVATTYASVIDRPERFVKSSSVGAYVGLTPRRFQSGEDDCTGHISKCGDRLLCTYLFEAAGIILNRVSRWSALKAWGTRLAKTIGTKKATVAVARKLAVILYRMLRDRSEFWWSGMEGQAA; encoded by the coding sequence ATGGCGCCCCAGGACCAGGCGGTGCGGCGGCTGAGGACCGCCCCCGGGGTCGGCACCCTGGTCGCGACGACCTATGCCAGCGTCATTGATCGTCCGGAACGCTTCGTCAAATCCTCGAGCGTCGGCGCCTATGTCGGCCTGACGCCACGGCGCTTTCAGTCAGGCGAGGATGATTGCACCGGCCACATCTCGAAATGTGGGGACAGGCTGCTTTGCACCTACCTGTTCGAGGCAGCCGGGATCATCTTGAACCGGGTCTCCCGCTGGTCGGCTTTGAAGGCCTGGGGCACCCGGCTCGCCAAGACGATCGGGACCAAGAAGGCCACGGTGGCCGTGGCTCGCAAGCTTGCCGTGATTCTGTATCGCATGCTGCGCGACCGCAGCGAATTCTGGTGGTCAGGAATGGAAGGCCAAGCGGCATGA
- a CDS encoding PhoU domain-containing protein — translation MGQTVQSMIKDVLDAYIQRDAEKALRVWRQDEEVDRFYDSLNRELMTYMLEDSRQIGTCLEMQFIAKNIERIGDQATNIAEKVHYMVHARGINRPLDESPSR, via the coding sequence ATGGGCCAGACCGTTCAGAGCATGATCAAGGACGTCCTGGACGCGTACATCCAGCGCGACGCCGAGAAGGCGCTGCGCGTCTGGCGGCAGGACGAGGAGGTCGACCGGTTCTACGACAGCCTGAACCGCGAGCTGATGACCTACATGCTCGAGGATTCCCGGCAGATCGGCACGTGCCTCGAGATGCAGTTCATCGCCAAGAACATCGAGCGCATCGGCGATCAGGCGACCAACATCGCCGAGAAAGTCCACTACATGGTCCATGCCCGCGGCATCAACCGGCCGCTCGACGAGTCGCCATCGCGTTGA
- a CDS encoding DDE-type integrase/transposase/recombinase, protein MDRDGNLVDTMLSEHRDMAAAQAFFRSAEAATGVTPDLVTTDEHGSYPRAIRSTLGRRVAHRTSAYKNNRLEQDHRGVKGRTRCMRGFKSFAAAERFCRSYDEVRDFFRLRTRHNQHVPACRRRLLHLRRATAALAVLIAA, encoded by the coding sequence ATCGACCGCGACGGCAATCTCGTGGACACGATGCTGAGCGAGCACCGCGACATGGCGGCGGCTCAGGCTTTCTTCCGCTCGGCCGAGGCAGCTACAGGCGTGACGCCCGACCTGGTCACCACGGACGAGCATGGCTCCTACCCACGGGCGATCCGCTCGACGCTTGGCCGGCGGGTCGCTCATCGGACCAGCGCATACAAAAATAACCGACTGGAGCAGGATCACCGCGGCGTGAAAGGCCGAACACGATGTATGCGCGGTTTCAAGAGCTTCGCTGCGGCGGAGCGCTTCTGTCGCAGCTATGATGAAGTCCGTGACTTCTTCCGTCTCCGCACCCGCCATAACCAACATGTCCCCGCCTGCCGTCGACGTCTGCTTCACCTCCGTCGTGCCACAGCCGCGCTTGCCGTTCTCATAGCCGCGTAG
- a CDS encoding DUF4384 domain-containing protein, which translates to MRNLSAYLRSNLIYVAFASATILTSVDGSPSAQQQRSCHQDAGSLSASIVAEERSIECEVEDLATLQAFKITDNTFSNAITRFSLGERIVLCFTLPRRMYVSVWDAPPVGVVERLYPNELSLHRVEKAAIVEEKTRSCIGQAGSGFNIEVSHREGSGRGQFYLIATTRIENHPDKDSFEVSDWQSVRASIVPEMQLEDLPDIADTYLVYEVR; encoded by the coding sequence ATGCGTAATCTTAGCGCTTACTTGCGGTCGAATTTAATTTACGTTGCCTTCGCTTCGGCGACCATTCTGACTAGTGTCGACGGCAGCCCATCCGCACAACAGCAACGAAGTTGCCATCAAGACGCAGGCTCGCTTTCTGCGTCTATCGTCGCAGAGGAACGCTCCATTGAGTGCGAGGTCGAAGACTTAGCGACTCTGCAGGCTTTCAAGATAACGGATAATACCTTCTCAAACGCAATTACACGGTTCTCACTGGGAGAGCGTATCGTCCTATGCTTCACATTGCCCCGGCGCATGTACGTTTCAGTTTGGGATGCGCCGCCCGTCGGAGTCGTCGAACGCTTATACCCAAATGAGCTGTCCCTACATCGGGTTGAAAAAGCGGCAATCGTCGAAGAAAAGACAAGAAGTTGCATCGGCCAGGCCGGATCCGGTTTTAACATAGAGGTCTCTCATCGCGAAGGTTCCGGTAGGGGGCAATTCTATCTAATTGCGACAACAAGAATAGAAAACCATCCCGATAAGGATAGCTTTGAAGTGAGTGATTGGCAATCCGTTCGAGCGAGCATCGTTCCCGAAATGCAGTTGGAGGATTTACCAGATATCGCGGATACGTATCTTGTTTATGAAGTTAGATAG
- a CDS encoding IS6 family transposase — protein METSIAYKRRRFPAELIAHAVWLYVRFPLSLRLVEEMRLERGIVVSYETRRWAAKFGPAITRNLRRRAPRPGDILRLDEVRLVIRGAMHWLWRAVDQHGVVLDEILQRKLNTRAAKRLLVRLLKRQGWTPRRIVTDKLASYDGARREVAPSLEHRRHKGLNNRAENAHVPVRRRERQMQGFRSPGGLQRFASVFPTVRDLFVPSADKRQALSTHLHRLQAFTHWRSAAGMTVAL, from the coding sequence ATAGAAACGTCGATAGCCTACAAGCGCCGCCGTTTCCCGGCTGAGCTCATTGCGCATGCCGTGTGGTTGTACGTCCGGTTCCCGCTCAGCCTGCGCCTGGTCGAGGAGATGCGGCTCGAGCGCGGCATCGTCGTGTCCTACGAGACCAGGCGATGGGCGGCGAAGTTCGGACCGGCCATCACTCGAAACCTCCGTCGCCGAGCCCCACGTCCCGGTGATATCTTGCGTCTGGACGAGGTGCGCCTCGTGATCCGCGGGGCCATGCATTGGCTCTGGCGCGCCGTCGATCAGCATGGCGTCGTGCTCGATGAGATCCTGCAGCGAAAGCTGAACACCCGGGCGGCCAAACGGCTGCTTGTCCGTCTGCTCAAGCGACAGGGTTGGACGCCACGCCGGATCGTGACCGATAAGCTGGCTTCGTATGACGGGGCGAGACGGGAGGTGGCGCCGAGCCTCGAGCACCGCCGTCACAAGGGTTTGAACAACCGGGCCGAGAATGCCCACGTGCCCGTGCGAAGGCGGGAGCGACAGATGCAGGGCTTTCGGTCGCCCGGTGGACTGCAGCGCTTCGCGTCCGTCTTCCCGACCGTCCGCGATCTCTTCGTTCCATCCGCCGACAAACGCCAAGCCCTCTCGACCCACCTTCATCGGCTTCAGGCCTTCACTCACTGGCGTAGCGCCGCCGGGATGACCGTCGCTCTCTGA
- a CDS encoding trypsin-like serine protease translates to MRSPTEMFRNRERPKNKYFTVLYIGAALLPPNVAVANDQISSTFVDLGSLSAEFIYVEKTAAGNSDNGVVGRFKGAWEDSIGPLIDDLKRQFGMRTIQAPPVNTTSNRLIEVMEVELPEVDVWTPIFYPVDLGDQKIIIASNETEAFELDTDDLIRNRGAGYNVAGGKLRIVLTPSGNQEEMLRLEDITRGFDVHKENRLVSRQHGPKEIPEQQEDMNEEAACGVDDRRPQNEPRVGRIYPRLCTAFLLEGGILATAGHCFRNDQRDKQFVHFNTERSDENGTPVVARPADQYKVDADTIICEDCTPPGLLEHGNDWAVFFVIPNTITGLSPLDAQRGFYSLHDDVAITNTARRRVRVDGFGANLFRLNESYTNQTADGDYAGLVRPSVDGDAEVGHWVDTEGGNSGSPIIALDDSTGPTDFVFGIHTGGRCDPPQDSPNRGTGFSHKRLQAAIKKLRELQLTGSP, encoded by the coding sequence ATGAGGAGCCCGACGGAAATGTTTCGTAATCGGGAGCGACCCAAGAACAAATACTTTACAGTACTCTATATCGGCGCCGCATTGCTGCCGCCAAACGTTGCGGTGGCGAATGATCAGATTAGCTCTACGTTTGTTGACCTTGGTAGTTTAAGTGCCGAATTTATCTATGTCGAGAAAACGGCGGCTGGAAACTCCGATAACGGAGTAGTCGGTCGATTTAAAGGAGCATGGGAGGATAGTATTGGACCTCTTATTGACGATTTAAAGAGGCAGTTCGGTATGCGTACAATCCAGGCGCCGCCGGTCAACACGACAAGTAACCGGCTCATCGAAGTTATGGAAGTAGAGCTACCTGAGGTCGATGTTTGGACACCGATCTTCTATCCGGTGGATCTTGGCGACCAGAAGATTATTATTGCTAGTAACGAAACGGAGGCGTTTGAGTTAGATACGGACGATTTAATTCGCAATAGAGGGGCTGGGTATAATGTTGCCGGGGGCAAGCTTCGTATAGTGCTGACGCCAAGTGGGAATCAGGAAGAGATGTTGCGTCTTGAGGATATAACTAGAGGCTTTGACGTTCATAAAGAGAATAGGTTGGTGTCGCGTCAACACGGACCGAAGGAAATCCCGGAGCAGCAAGAAGATATGAACGAGGAAGCGGCCTGCGGTGTTGACGATAGGCGACCGCAGAATGAGCCTCGGGTCGGCAGGATTTATCCACGTCTTTGCACGGCGTTTCTGCTTGAGGGAGGCATCCTTGCGACCGCAGGGCATTGTTTTCGGAATGATCAACGAGATAAACAATTTGTGCATTTCAATACCGAAAGGTCGGATGAGAATGGAACTCCGGTGGTCGCTCGTCCTGCGGACCAGTACAAAGTGGATGCCGATACTATAATATGTGAAGATTGCACCCCTCCGGGCTTGTTAGAACACGGTAATGATTGGGCGGTCTTCTTCGTTATTCCGAACACGATAACTGGGTTGTCCCCGCTGGATGCGCAACGCGGATTTTATAGTTTGCACGATGATGTCGCCATCACTAACACTGCACGGCGCCGCGTTCGTGTTGATGGGTTCGGGGCAAATTTGTTCCGCCTCAACGAATCTTATACTAATCAGACCGCAGACGGTGATTATGCGGGATTAGTGAGGCCGTCCGTAGACGGAGACGCGGAGGTTGGGCACTGGGTTGATACGGAGGGTGGGAATTCCGGGTCGCCCATAATAGCATTAGATGACTCGACGGGACCTACGGATTTTGTCTTCGGCATCCATACGGGTGGGAGGTGCGACCCGCCACAGGACTCGCCAAATCGGGGAACGGGTTTTAGTCATAAGCGGCTTCAGGCGGCTATCAAGAAATTGAGAGAATTGCAACTTACGGGAAGTCCGTAG
- the istA gene encoding IS21 family transposase, whose amino-acid sequence MIKLGEMMMILDLHRQGLSVSAIARQTGADRKTVRKYIERGLEAPVYGPRKPRQTVIDPFTAYLRERVTSYPGLTGRRLFRQLKAIGYDGGYTAVTDFLRDVRPAPERGFEVRFETPPGEQAQVDFARFHVVFTDEPTTPRIVWLFSLVLGFSRLIWARFVVHQDLATVLRCHVAAFEALGGAPRDVLYDRMKTAVIGEGETGGIVYNRALVDLARHYGFHPKACRPYRAKTKGKVERPFRYIREDFFLARSFRNLDDLNAQLRYWLETVANPRVHATTRRVVNDAFAEERPHLRPLPLAPFRSVLKLERRISREGMVSVGGNAYSVPDATTRRVVEVHTLAEEVRIFEDGALIAAHPVLEGRHQRRVEPGHRRIQVRQRRHGSSDAIVMRGTGDTVAQRPLAFYDAVGRAMAEVRS is encoded by the coding sequence GTGATCAAGCTCGGGGAGATGATGATGATCTTGGATTTGCATCGGCAGGGCCTGTCGGTGTCGGCGATCGCCAGGCAGACAGGTGCCGATCGCAAGACGGTGCGCAAATACATCGAGCGCGGCCTGGAGGCACCGGTCTATGGCCCCCGCAAGCCGCGCCAGACGGTGATCGATCCCTTCACGGCCTATCTGCGCGAACGGGTGACGAGCTATCCCGGCCTCACCGGGCGTCGGCTGTTCCGGCAGTTGAAGGCGATCGGCTATGACGGAGGCTACACCGCCGTCACCGACTTCCTGCGCGACGTCCGCCCAGCTCCGGAGCGCGGCTTCGAGGTGCGCTTCGAGACCCCACCCGGCGAGCAGGCCCAGGTCGATTTCGCCCGGTTCCACGTCGTCTTCACCGATGAGCCGACCACGCCGCGGATCGTCTGGCTGTTCTCGCTGGTGCTCGGCTTCAGCCGGCTGATCTGGGCGCGTTTCGTCGTCCATCAGGATCTGGCGACGGTCCTGCGTTGCCATGTCGCCGCCTTCGAGGCTCTGGGCGGCGCGCCGCGCGATGTGCTCTACGATCGCATGAAGACGGCGGTCATCGGCGAAGGCGAGACCGGCGGCATCGTCTACAATCGCGCCCTCGTCGATCTGGCCCGTCATTACGGCTTCCACCCGAAGGCCTGCCGGCCCTATCGCGCCAAGACGAAAGGAAAGGTCGAGCGGCCGTTCCGCTACATCCGCGAGGACTTCTTCCTGGCCCGATCGTTCCGCAATCTCGACGACCTGAACGCGCAGCTCCGGTATTGGCTGGAGACGGTGGCCAATCCGAGGGTCCATGCCACCACAAGACGCGTCGTCAACGACGCCTTCGCCGAGGAGCGGCCGCATCTGCGGCCGTTGCCCTTGGCGCCGTTCCGGTCGGTCCTCAAGCTCGAGCGGCGCATCTCGCGCGAGGGCATGGTCAGTGTCGGCGGCAATGCCTACAGCGTGCCCGACGCCACCACCCGTCGCGTCGTCGAGGTCCATACCCTGGCCGAGGAGGTCCGCATCTTCGAGGACGGCGCGCTGATCGCCGCGCATCCGGTCCTCGAAGGGCGCCACCAGCGCCGGGTCGAGCCTGGCCATCGCAGGATCCAGGTTCGCCAGCGCCGGCATGGCTCGAGCGACGCCATCGTCATGCGCGGCACCGGCGACACGGTCGCCCAGCGCCCGCTCGCCTTCTACGACGCTGTCGGCCGGGCGATGGCGGAGGTCCGGTCATGA
- a CDS encoding SulP family inorganic anion transporter: MTRRRSSGAPPGRPAAALIWGRFKRHFWGVLLRQRQIVPKVEALVAALPTVNVAAAAVAASGIAVIVLVRRFQPHWPAFLIAVVLASLAATLLGLPVETIGTRFGGLPQALPAPKLPTLFLDKLIAVLPAALSFALLGAIESLLSAVVADSMTGRRHRSNAELLAQGIANIGSALFGGICVTGTIARTATNVRAGARGPVAGMLHAVFLLLFMLVAAPLASYIPLAALAAVLAVVAWNMAEKHAFVTLVRASRGDAIVLLVTFLLVVFRDLTEGILVGFSLGALLFLHRMALSVEVDSLRPVVEEDVPDMANGNGRPPYDPKLATDPDIAVYRISGAFFFGAAAGVAAALDRIGEHPKAYVIDVSAVPVIDSTAAATIEGFVRKARRQSASVYVSGARPAVRRVLLTHGVRPPHARFRTKLTEALDAARRNIKGSGELAPPDSA, encoded by the coding sequence ATGACGCGCCGCCGGTCTTCCGGGGCGCCCCCCGGAAGACCGGCGGCGGCGCTGATCTGGGGAAGATTCAAACGGCACTTCTGGGGAGTTTTGCTCCGGCAGCGACAGATCGTTCCCAAGGTCGAGGCGCTCGTCGCGGCACTGCCGACCGTCAATGTCGCGGCCGCGGCCGTTGCTGCCTCCGGTATCGCCGTCATTGTGCTCGTGCGGCGGTTCCAACCACACTGGCCAGCCTTCCTGATTGCGGTCGTCCTGGCCTCGCTCGCCGCGACCCTCCTTGGCTTGCCGGTCGAGACGATCGGCACCCGGTTCGGTGGCCTTCCGCAGGCGCTCCCGGCGCCGAAGCTGCCGACACTCTTCCTTGACAAGCTGATCGCGGTTCTGCCGGCGGCGCTGTCCTTCGCTCTGCTTGGAGCAATCGAAAGCCTGCTCTCCGCCGTGGTTGCCGACAGCATGACGGGACGACGCCACCGCTCCAACGCGGAACTGCTCGCCCAAGGCATCGCCAACATCGGCTCGGCCCTGTTCGGCGGCATTTGCGTCACCGGCACGATCGCCCGCACCGCGACCAATGTCAGAGCTGGAGCACGCGGGCCCGTCGCCGGCATGCTGCACGCCGTGTTCCTGCTCCTGTTCATGCTTGTGGCGGCTCCGCTTGCCAGCTACATCCCGCTTGCCGCGCTCGCCGCCGTTCTTGCGGTCGTGGCCTGGAACATGGCTGAGAAACACGCATTCGTCACGCTCGTCCGCGCCTCGCGCGGCGATGCGATCGTGCTTCTCGTGACCTTCCTCCTCGTCGTGTTCCGCGATCTCACCGAGGGCATCCTCGTCGGGTTCAGTCTTGGCGCGCTGCTGTTCCTGCACCGCATGGCTCTGTCGGTCGAGGTCGACAGCCTGCGACCGGTGGTCGAGGAGGACGTTCCCGACATGGCGAACGGCAATGGACGTCCGCCCTACGATCCCAAGCTCGCGACCGATCCCGATATCGCCGTCTATCGGATCTCCGGGGCGTTTTTCTTCGGCGCCGCCGCCGGCGTCGCCGCTGCGCTGGACCGCATCGGCGAGCACCCGAAGGCTTATGTGATCGACGTCTCGGCCGTGCCCGTGATCGATTCGACCGCGGCCGCCACCATCGAGGGGTTCGTGCGCAAGGCGCGTCGTCAATCCGCCTCGGTCTATGTTTCCGGCGCGCGCCCTGCGGTGCGCCGTGTCCTGCTGACCCACGGCGTCCGACCGCCACACGCGCGCTTCAGGACCAAACTCACCGAGGCGCTGGATGCGGCTCGGCGAAACATCAAGGGCAGCGGCGAGCTAGCTCCACCCGACTCAGCGTGA
- a CDS encoding DUF2958 domain-containing protein, producing the protein MPKRLIPADRLDKPAENGRLRDHGIATLRPPVVKLYAPEAKAAWLLSEADPDDPDVFFGLRDDGLGCPYLGYVSVRVLRSTYDRVLYDPSFKAVHTLRRYECLARKHGHIVDT; encoded by the coding sequence ATGCCCAAGCGACTGATTCCTGCAGATCGGCTGGACAAGCCGGCCGAGAATGGTCGCCTTCGAGACCATGGCATTGCCACGCTGCGGCCTCCGGTCGTCAAGCTCTACGCGCCGGAGGCAAAGGCTGCATGGCTGCTAAGCGAGGCAGATCCGGACGACCCCGATGTCTTTTTCGGGCTTCGTGACGATGGGCTGGGCTGCCCGTATCTGGGCTACGTGAGCGTACGCGTACTTCGCAGTACATATGACCGTGTGCTCTATGATCCTTCCTTCAAGGCGGTGCATACGCTGAGACGCTATGAGTGCTTGGCGCGAAAGCACGGCCACATCGTCGACACCTAG
- a CDS encoding calcium-binding protein: MEFSPNLIYSIGRIIRHPVSSEVMPIGGKGGSNAVLVAADGDMTLTGDADPSNRDDAMLYDVEIGGDARLRLIGFSAFDLGAGRDVLDLTVRPRNANAPYEIDVVASGGTNQDVLWLGEGNDIVYGESEVLDSGRGAADRIHGGGGDDTIYGDARFLSVSGGSDRIHGGNGNDTIYGDGGGVFRGHHDVLYGGAGNDVISGDGSAADGSRGGHDTVYGGDGNDMLMGEGQRVVQGGDDQLYGGAGDDYIWGEGSSSGDGSYGGDDVIYGGAGHDILSGDFEVQAASGGDDVIYGGAGNDAVYGDAVYHDEELTPEDGDGGNDRLYGGDGNDAIYGDAVQMDRSPGRDIIVGGRGNDLLYGDANDRVSPPMSFNPAADQFVFAPSDGNDIIGDFDSALDTIDFSAWGFTSFEAIDILENGSSEVTILLDDDDSIIVQSRGFSLTLTEDDFLLN, translated from the coding sequence ATGGAGTTCAGCCCCAATCTGATCTACAGCATTGGGCGTATAATCCGGCATCCCGTCTCGAGCGAAGTTATGCCGATTGGCGGAAAAGGCGGCAGCAATGCTGTGCTCGTAGCAGCCGATGGTGACATGACGCTCACGGGCGACGCCGATCCGAGCAATCGAGACGACGCGATGCTCTACGACGTTGAGATCGGGGGTGATGCACGCCTGCGGCTGATCGGATTTAGTGCGTTTGACCTTGGAGCTGGCAGAGATGTGCTCGATCTGACGGTACGGCCACGCAACGCGAACGCTCCTTACGAGATCGACGTGGTGGCTTCAGGTGGCACAAACCAAGATGTCCTGTGGCTCGGCGAAGGCAATGACATCGTCTATGGCGAGAGTGAAGTTCTCGATAGCGGCCGAGGTGCCGCCGATCGCATCCACGGTGGTGGTGGGGATGACACGATCTATGGTGACGCCCGATTCCTCAGCGTTTCGGGCGGCAGCGATCGCATCCATGGTGGCAACGGCAATGATACGATCTACGGCGACGGGGGAGGCGTCTTCCGGGGGCACCACGATGTGCTTTACGGCGGGGCCGGCAACGACGTGATCTCCGGTGATGGCAGCGCCGCAGATGGATCTCGTGGCGGGCACGACACCGTCTATGGTGGCGATGGCAACGACATGCTGATGGGTGAGGGCCAACGAGTCGTGCAGGGCGGTGACGATCAACTCTATGGCGGCGCTGGCGACGACTATATCTGGGGCGAGGGTTCCTCGTCTGGAGATGGCAGCTACGGCGGTGACGACGTGATCTATGGGGGCGCCGGCCACGACATTCTGTCTGGCGACTTCGAAGTGCAGGCGGCTTCGGGCGGCGACGACGTGATCTATGGCGGGGCTGGCAATGATGCCGTCTACGGTGACGCCGTTTATCATGACGAAGAGTTGACGCCGGAGGATGGCGATGGCGGGAACGATCGCCTTTACGGTGGGGATGGTAACGACGCAATCTATGGCGATGCGGTGCAAATGGATCGCAGCCCTGGCAGAGACATTATTGTCGGCGGTCGTGGCAATGACCTGCTCTATGGCGATGCTAACGACCGAGTTAGTCCGCCAATGTCATTCAATCCCGCTGCAGATCAGTTTGTCTTTGCGCCAAGTGACGGAAACGACATTATCGGTGATTTTGATAGCGCCCTGGACACGATTGATTTCTCCGCTTGGGGATTCACTTCGTTCGAAGCTATTGATATTTTAGAGAACGGATCGAGCGAAGTCACAATATTACTTGATGATGACGACAGCATTATCGTGCAGAGCAGAGGCTTTTCACTTACTTTGACCGAAGACGATTTCCTGCTCAACTGA